The genomic segment GGCGACGAAGATCCCCATCATACACCTCCCTTTCCGGGCAGCGCCTTCTTGGTGCCCCGCAAGAGGTCGTTGATGTCGACCCCGATCGCTGCGCCCGTCTCCTTGAGCACCTCGGATACTGCCGCGGGGAAACTCGCGACGGCGCCGGTGAAGCTCGAGCCGTCGCCGCCATCGACCACTGCCAGCTCGCCAATCTTGGCGCGGGTGACGCGCGCCACCGCCGCCTCTACCAGGGGCCGCAAGTGCTGCAATACGTAGAGGTCGCGGCCGTCAGCGCCGGCTTTTTGCCACTCGGCGGCGACCATCGCGAGCGCCTCGGCGCTGGCTTTGCCGCTCTCCACCACGGGCGCCGCGCGACCGCGGGCTTCTGCCTCTGAAGCCAGGCGCTGGGCCTCAGCGGGCAAGTAGACGTCGCACTCCAGGCGCAGCCGCTCGAGATCGGCGCGCAGCGCCTGCAGCGCTTGTTCTGCCTCCGAGCGTGCGGTCTCTGCGGCTACGGCGGCCTCGTTCTCGACGCCCTTCGCCTGCGCCTCGAGCTGGGCGAGCTCTGCGCGCAGCTGGTTCTGCTTGGTCAGCACTTGCGCCTCGGCTTGCTTTTGCGCTGTTTCCGCGCGGCGCCGTGCGGCGGCTTGGGCCTCCGTGATGGCCTGGTTGGCCTTGTTTTCAGCGTTCTGGGCGTCGCGGATCATCTGGGCGATGCGCGTACGGCCCAAGCTGTTCAGGTAGTTCGCGTCGTCGCTGACCATTTGGATCTTCAAGACGTCGAGCTCGAGGCCGAGCTTGTCGAAGTCATCCGTTGCGTTGCGGATCAGCGTGTTCGCGAACTTGAGGCGGTCCTCGTTCACCTCTTCGGGGGTGAGCTCCGCCACGACCTCACGCAGCACACCTTCCAGCGTCTGCTGGGCGATGCCCGCGATCTGATGGGGCGTCATCGAGAGCGAGCGCTCGATGGCGTTGCGTACGAAGTTCGGGTTGCTGTTCACCTTCACGTTGGCGATGGCGTGCACCCGCAGTGGGATGCCGCCTCGTGAGTACGCGTTCTGCACCTCGACTTGCACCGGGATCAGCCGCATATCCATGCGGTTCACTTCCTCGAGCATCGGGATCGCGAAGCCGCGTCCGCCGTGGAGCACCTTGTAGCCCACCTTCGAGCCGTCCTGCAGCTTGTGCTGGCGACCGCTGATCACGACGATTTCGTTCGGCCTGCAGATCACCAGCAGGCGTCCGATGAACCAGATGACGATGAAGAAGGCGACGACGATGGCCACCGCGACACCGAGCACTTGAATCGCGTCTTGCGGATCGCCAAACGGAGTCGGCGTGATGTCGCCGAGCAGCCGCGGCGCGCAGAGTGCGCTTCCCCCTACCGTGTTGAACATGCGTGAGAGGATATCCCCCCGTTCGGTCTCACGGTTGCGCAAAAACGCAGGCCGAAAACCCCTCGGTAGTGCGTATTTCGCGCCCAGGAGCCGCGAGCAAACAACTTTTATTCCACGCGACTGCGCTGACGGGTGCTGGGCGGCAAGTACTCCGCGGGAGCGCGTGACACCTGCAGGACGCCCCCGGTGTTTCCCCCACTGGTGTCCACGTCTTCGACCAACACCAGGTCGCCCGCGGCTAAGGCCTCTTCATCGGTCGTGACCATGAAGTCGACCGTTTGACCTCGAAGCTCGATGCGCACCTTGCCGCGCCCACCCTTGCTGCATGGCACGAGCACCTTGCCCACCTGACCCACGGCGTCGCGCGCGCTGCCGCCGCTCGTGGTCTGTGCACGCCCGAGCGCCTTGAACACCCAGGAGACCCCAAAGCCCGAGAGCAATCCCAGGCTGAGAGCAACGATCAACGCCGTGGTCGAGCTCGCCCAGTTGAAGAAGTGCAGCAGGCTGCCGCTCAGCCCGAACGCCAACAGGCTGAAGGTCCAGAAGCGCAGCGAGAGGAAGATGGGCAGAAAGCCCCCGTCCGCGTGGCTGTGTCCACCTTCGCCGTCGTGCCCCAAGTCCCCGTGGTCGAGCTCCGCTTCGGTGTCCGCATCGGCGTCCCCGCCGCCATCACCGCCCCCGCCATCCGCGTCACCATCTCCAGCGCCGCCCATCAGAAGCTGCAAGGCGATGGTACCGAAGCCCACAATCAGGGCCGCCAGGTAGAAGATCCCCACGGCGCACAGTCTAGCGCATGCGGCCCGCGAGCGAGCGGCCTTTCGTTCGCTAAATGCCGTGCGGAATCAACCGCTCGACTTCACACCTCAGAGCCCGAAATCCACGGCATCGGAAGCCACGTTGGGCCTGCTAGCGGTTTTTTCGGGGGTGAGGTTGCATTCTCAGGCTCCGAGCGTCAGCGTCCGGTCGATGACCGCCGCCAAAGTCTTCTCCGCCAGCAGCACCTTTGCCTCTCTGGATGCAAACGGCGGTGTTCAAACCCACGAGGTGAGCGCCGCGTTCTGGTCGCAGCTCAGCTCTGGAGAGCTTGCGCTACCCGGGCCCTACCTCATGAGCTTCGGTGAGAGCAGCGGCGACTGGCCCCACTGGGAGATCCACCCGAGCGGCGAAGAAGTGGTGATGCTCATCGCCGGTGCCGGCGACTTCGTGCTGCGTCTGCCGGGTGGCGACCAAACGCTGCGCCTCGAGCAGCCTGGCGACTACGTCGTGGTGCCGCGAGGCACGTGGCATACGTACCGTCAGGTCGACTCCCAGCGCGCGACGTTGCTCTTCATCACCACCGGTGAAGGCACCACCCACAGCGAAGACCCGCCGATGCCGTGAGCAACACACGCGGTCCTCCAAGTTTGAACAACCGCCAAGGACGCCAAGGACGCCAAGATTGGGGATCTCGTACCATCACGAGCCGTGCGTCGCCGAATA from the Polyangiaceae bacterium genome contains:
- a CDS encoding flotillin family protein, which gives rise to MFNTVGGSALCAPRLLGDITPTPFGDPQDAIQVLGVAVAIVVAFFIVIWFIGRLLVICRPNEIVVISGRQHKLQDGSKVGYKVLHGGRGFAIPMLEEVNRMDMRLIPVQVEVQNAYSRGGIPLRVHAIANVKVNSNPNFVRNAIERSLSMTPHQIAGIAQQTLEGVLREVVAELTPEEVNEDRLKFANTLIRNATDDFDKLGLELDVLKIQMVSDDANYLNSLGRTRIAQMIRDAQNAENKANQAITEAQAAARRRAETAQKQAEAQVLTKQNQLRAELAQLEAQAKGVENEAAVAAETARSEAEQALQALRADLERLRLECDVYLPAEAQRLASEAEARGRAAPVVESGKASAEALAMVAAEWQKAGADGRDLYVLQHLRPLVEAAVARVTRAKIGELAVVDGGDGSSFTGAVASFPAAVSEVLKETGAAIGVDINDLLRGTKKALPGKGGV
- a CDS encoding NfeD family protein; the protein is MGIFYLAALIVGFGTIALQLLMGGAGDGDADGGGGDGGGDADADTEAELDHGDLGHDGEGGHSHADGGFLPIFLSLRFWTFSLLAFGLSGSLLHFFNWASSTTALIVALSLGLLSGFGVSWVFKALGRAQTTSGGSARDAVGQVGKVLVPCSKGGRGKVRIELRGQTVDFMVTTDEEALAAGDLVLVEDVDTSGGNTGGVLQVSRAPAEYLPPSTRQRSRVE
- a CDS encoding cupin domain-containing protein, which codes for MTAAKVFSASSTFASLDANGGVQTHEVSAAFWSQLSSGELALPGPYLMSFGESSGDWPHWEIHPSGEEVVMLIAGAGDFVLRLPGGDQTLRLEQPGDYVVVPRGTWHTYRQVDSQRATLLFITTGEGTTHSEDPPMP